The genomic window CCCTAACATCCTCTCTATATAATCGAATGACTACACCAGGTGATTCACACCAGGCCTTCAGAACCAAATCTTAAACGTCTAATTCTTGGGACATCTTTCATTGTTTATGTACCTACATGATAATGAGAAAATCACCAGGGTAAATGTATGAACTACCAATGTGTGTGGGTCACTTGCCTTTTGTCTTTCTTCGGAGCCTTCTTTGCAAGCTTAGCAGTTTGTGCAGCAGCATCTGCTGAAGCAGCTTCTGGAGTTGCTCGTAGAATCTCACATATGAGTTGTTGGCATTCACTCTTCATCAATTAACACATAGAATTTCAATAAGCGTAAGTATGAGAATCCAAACATTTAGCTTCACGACAAATTAGATATTTGGAGTATAATAGCAAACCTGTAAGACTGTCAAGGGAAAACTGATAGTGTAGCCTCCAGTAGCTTGGGATGCTTCAGACTCGGTGTTCCAATTCACATCAGTAGGCAATGACCTTGGTGTGTTAATGTCATGTTGTGAAGCCTTCATCTCCAAAAGCTCTCCAATAACAACATGATTTTCTATAGAAGCAACAGTAACAAAATTTTTGAGCGTTGActattgaaaatgaaatattgaGATGAGTTTAAGAGTTGAATTTCTCACCAAATATCTTGACAATAGTATCTAAAATTGAGTCAAGAAGTTCCTTCGCTGCAGCCTGCGCTTTGCCTCCAGGAGCCATAAGAGGCGAAACAGGGCTCACAGCTAGGTGAGTTCCTGAATTTGATATCCCATTTTGAGGTTTCTCTTTTGATAACCGGTAGGCCTCTGACTGTCCTTTGATTAAATGCAATCCAGCAGCTACACTTCGATCACCCTGACTACACGCGGACTTTGACAAATTTGTAGTCTCCAGATGGGCTTTAATCTTGGATATTATGATTTCATGAATTGTGGGTCGAAGTTTTTGGCTGCAAGCGAACACAAAATCATAACTAAGAAAAGTTCACAATTTCTAAGCCGGAATGTGCTAATTTCCATCAAGTGGAAAACTACTGTGCTGCATCGGTTATCCATTTATCTTTAAATTCAAGAATGATAAAGGTTCAGTCCCAAAAATTACACATATACATTTAGTATCTAGTGATGACATGGGTGACAAGTTAACTAAAGAAATGAGGCCATCTGCTAGCGATCTAACACTAACAGATATTAAAGGAGTTATTAATCTATAACTATATCCAGCtgtgaaacagaaacagtagCATTtataaaaccatttaaaaaaatgaaaataattagaaaGCCAACCATATGATAGCACCAGCAGCTGCAACTTTGCCAAGCATGCAGAGACACTGAACAAGGGTCTGTAGATACTTCACATGCAGTGGATCATCACTCTTTCTTACTGCTTCCTGAAACAGGAGAAAACACATATCATGACACTAATGAAATATGGGGAGAAATATGTTATAAGGCTGAATCACAGACACATACAATAAACTCATCAGGAGTGGAATCAGAAAGCCATGGAGGAAGTTGGTGAGAAAGCAATTTACTATCAGTGCCATTCCTGGCAGTATCTGCGGTGGATTCATCATGTTCTACggagtcttcttcatcatgtCCATCAAATGATGAACTACGAAACACAATGTGATAAAAGATACAAACATTAGCAAAGTCAAGGAATAGCAAAACATGTAAAGTATATTTCGTAAAACTAGAACAAAGGTTGTGTGGCTAGACAAAGCAACTTCTGCAATAATCAGTTTACAGTatagtttcttttatcaacAAATATTCTAATGAAAGAATTTACAAGGAGAATCTCCACATAATGATTAGGAAATGATGCAAGTATATTAATCTCAGTATTAATAATAGAGCAAGTGAAAGCCTCTATGGAGAACTACAACTAAACAGACAGTTACTAAACATTGATCACTCAGAATAAAGTTAACAATATACACGAAAAAATGTTCCTAATATCTCATGAAGAATACACTGAAGGGAAAGGATGCTATATCATACCTTTCATCATTAGAAGCGGTTCTATATGAACCATTTGTGAGCCCTCTAACACCAAACTGACTATCACCTTTCAGTGTCCGTGTTCTACGTGACAGTGGTTGTGAGCTCATTCGACTAGCTGCAACAGCTGTTGTCGTTGGTacttcatcatctctttcatATATGCTTGACGCAACTGAACTGCAGCATAAACATGGTCAAGAACAGAAGATTGTGCACTGAAAGAAGTGATGAGGCAAACAATCAAACAAGCAGGCCACTAGATCCGAGGATAAAAAGCAGCACAGCTTCTGAAATTTGCTTATAGAATTGCAAAAGAAACCTACCTGTATTCACCTCTATTGTATAGGTGTGCATGCAAATCATCTagaattttgaagaaaagggCTCCCCGCAACTTAGTTAGCTCAGATCTGACATCTTGAAGAGCACCAACCTAGGTTAACGTACCAAAATATCTATGAGTTCAACATACAAGTGAACAGTAGATCCCTTGGACAGAGATATTTCTAAAGTCCCAACAGAACTTCGATGATCCCAGATCCTCTTCAATGgatttattacaaaacaatCCTAGAGATCAAATTGATAAATGAATGGGAAGACCCACAATATTCCCATGACAATGCATTTGTTAAAATTGGCAGTAAGTAAATTACCGTTTGAAGCCCCTCACGCTCCAGCATTAGAGACGACTGGAGATACACTTGAATAGCAGCGTAAAACTGCTTATCAGCAATGAGCTTCTCAATACGAGATGGAACCTGTTCAAGGTTTCAAGAGGCAGGGTCACCATTTTCACATCAGAAAAGCAGTTTCTTTTAAGTAAgccaaaatgaaaaaaaagtaagtacATATATCGGGAGCATATCAACAAAAGTAACATCAGAGATACAGAGATGATGAATGAAGTATGAAACTTGATAGCAGCGCAGATACATAGCAAGCACTGTAAactcaaaataaacaaagaaatgttACAGCTAATCCAACCAACCTTGGCAATGCCCTCGATTTGATCCAAAAGTGAGATGATGTGCCGCAATGTAACAGAACGGTACCACAACTGATGTAATTGTTTATTGCGTGCACCCAAGCTCTGTTTCGCTTCTGCTAAATCGTGCTTCAAGTCGCCTATCTTTTCAGTGGACTCACTGAATAATCGCAAGATCTGATGAGGAATACATTGAAAGCAgagcaaaagaagagagataatCAAAACCAAGGTGTTCCACAAATGAAATTTTAGTAGATAAATTACAACAGAGGGTACtattccaaaaagaaaattctacaTGCAGAAACCATAGAAGCAGCCATAGTTAGTATCAATATTAGATTTGTTGTATCTTTGGCAAATGAAGCGTGCAATATGGAAGTCAATAAGCGGTAACAGAGGATGCTACTTTAGAATAACAGAACGAACTATCCAATAAAAAGGAAGAGCTAACAGATATTAGAAACCTGTGAATAGTTTTGAATGGCCTTGTTGAAACCACCATGATAAGCATGGACAACTTCATCAACAACCTCCTCGACAACATCACTTTGTTCCTTTAATATATGAATGTCAGCTTCACGGTCTTTTGATGTCAAAATATGAACAACATGTGGTAAAGAGTCAAATCGTGCAGCAGCCCAGCTCTCATCTATTCTTGCCAGCTCCTCCCTAAGGTACTGCAATAACCATCAACACTCAGGcacatatacacacacatgTACTCCAAAACCAAATACATAACCAAATCAAGAGTGGTGGTAATTCAGTCAATTTCTTGTCTAGCCATCGTACAACTTCTTACAATTAACTCCAACCCCGAAATGAagagatataagaaaaagaaccGTTATACTTAAATGTCCCTATAAATCCCCAAGGGGATGAAAGAACACCATAGAACAACACAATTCCTCATAAGCCCAAACTTCAGGTTTTCCAACTCAAGTAGGAGTCTACGAGTGAGGAAAGTGAACTTACAGTTTTATCCGAGGGTACAGGCAAACCATTGAAAATCCCCATGCTGGCGAACTCACTCCGATTGGCTTATTAGAGCCGAAATGAATGTTCCTCAGCACATTCCAATCAAAGCTCTCTGTAGCTGAAAGCAAAAGTCCAAAACCCCAAGACGAGTTAAACACATACACGAGCTAGAGACCGCGATATTACGCAGTTCAGTACACACAAAGAAGCTAGTGGACCCAACGGCGAACATAGAATTCAAGTCAGGAGAACAAAATGTGAACAATTCAATCATTACTCCTTCAGCGAAAGATCTGAGAATCATAATTCGAATTACATGAAAAATTCAACTGATGACGAGACTATCGGCgtatacaaaaattaatcaaacacTACGTCTGGAAGTAGATCTAGAGAGAAAAGAATATCGAGAAACAAATTCGATTTCAGCTGCGAATCTTACCTGGGATACGAATCCACGCTAGAATCTGATCAACACGTTCCCGATCACGAAGAGAAAAGCTAAATCTCgagaaaatggagaagacgaagaagaaaaggtaaaaatctATACGATACGCGTTTGTTTTATTCTCCttccaatttcttcttctaattttccagacttttcttctctctctatttttttttctttttctgttttactttttccttgttttctgttttttcccaaataataatttaaaaatcgTGGGAAACTAAATCATCAAAAAGCTCTTCaattaaataaagataaaGTTAATCCAGTAACCAAACaatccttttcttcttcctcttctcatcGATCACTCTCCTGCAGTTTCTACGGCGACGGAAACGATGAATCCACCGGATAATTATGTTCCGTCTGTTTCTCACTCTCAATTCTctactcctcctcctccacagTCGAGCTCAAACACCAATACCGAAACAAGTTTGAATCCATTTCCGAATTCGATCTCTACCTCAATCTCTAACCCTAGTTTTGAGCAGATGGTCTCATTCTCCGCACCAAAGAAACGAAGGAGAGGACGTTCTCAGCGCTCAATGTCTTCGCTTAATTCCCTTCCCGTCCCTAACGTAGGTCTTCTTCCTGGTAACAGTAATTTCGTGtcatcttcagcttcttcttccggtAGATTTAACGTAGAGGTCGTCAATGGATCAAACCAGACTGTGAAAAGTTATCCTGGGATTGGTGATGAGATCATTACGATTAACAAGGAAGCTACCACTGAAGCTTTGCTTGCTCTCACTGCTGGGTTTCCTGCTGATTCGCTTACCGAGGAAGAGATTGAATTCGGTGTGGTGCCTATTGTTGGAGGCATTGAACAAGTCAATTACATTTTGATTAGGAACCACATTATATCCAAATGGCGAGAAAATATATCTAGTTGGGTCACAAAGGAGATGTTTCTTAATTCGATTCCTAAACATTGTAGTAGTCTCTTAGATTCGGCTTATAATTACTTGGTTACACATGGATATATCAATTTTGGAATAGCACAGGCGATTAAAGATAAGTTTCCTGCTCAGTCAAGCAAGTCTAGTGTGATTATAGTTGGTGCTGGTTTATCTGGGTTGGCTGCAGCTAGGCAACTGATGAGGTTTGGCTTCAAAGTCACGGTTTTGGAGGGTAGGAAACGACCCGGTGGACGGGTTTATACCAAAAAGATGGAAGCTAATAGGGTAGGTGCTGCAGCGGATTTAGGTGGGAGTGTTTTGACTGGAACATTAGGAAATCCTTTAGGGATTATAGCGAGACAGCTTGGTTCTTCTCTCTATAAGGTACGAGACAAGTGTCCTCTTTATAGGGTGGATGGTAAGCCGGTTGATCCAGATGTGGATATAAAGGTTGAGGTAGCGTTTAACCAGCTTCTAGACAAGGCAAGTAAACTTAGGCAGTTGATGGGTGATGTTTCCATGGATGTCTCCCTTGGGGCAGCACTCGAGACATTCAGGCAGGTTTCTGGGAATGATGTGGCCACCGAGGAGATGGGTTTGTTTAACTGGCATCTTGCTAACTTGGAGTATGCAAATGCGGGCCTAGTATCAAAGCTTTCTCTTGCATTCTGGGATCAAGATGACCCATATGATATGGGTGGAGATCACTGCTTTCTGCCTGGAGGAAATGGAAGGCTGGTTCAGGCTTTGGCTGAAAATGTACCAATATTATATGAGAAGACCGTCCAAACAATCAGATATGGTTCAAATGGTGTCAAGGTAACTGCTGGAAATCAAGTGTATGAGGGTGATATGGTGCTGTGTACAGTTCCCCTTGGTGTCCTTAAGAACGGATCCATCAAATTTGTTCCCGAATTACCTCAGAGAAAGCTTGATTGTATAAAGAGATTAGGTTTTGGGTTACTGAATAAAGTTGCAATGCTCTTTCCGTATGTATTTTGGAGCACAGATCTCGATACCTTTGGGCATCTTACTGAGGATCCGAACTATCGAGGTGAATTCTTTCTGTTCTATAGCTACGCACCGGTTGCTGGTGGTGCTCTCTTGATCGCGTTGGTTGCGGGAGAAGCTGCTCATAAGTTTGAGACAATGCCACCCACTGACGCAGTGACTCGTGTTCTTCATATTCTTAGGGGTAATAGATTTCACTATCTATTGATTGTCATTTAAttgaatttcaatttttacCTGTCAATATCAATCTTCAAGAATTATTAGTTGAGGATTTGTATTCCAGATTTGTTAAAGTTGATGCTAGCGTCTGACGCAAGTTCCATTTTAATGAATATCAGGTATTTATGAACCTCAAGGAATAAATGTCCCTGATCCACTTCAAACGGTCTGCACCAGATGGGGTGGGGATCCATTCAGTTTAGGATCTTACTCTAATGTTGCAGTGGGAGCTTCAGGCGATGATTACGATATATTAGCAGAAAGTGTGGGAGATGGAAGGCTTTTCTTTGCCGGAGAAGCCACAACAAGGCGATACCCTGCAACCATGCATGGAGCTTTTGTTACTGGTCTGCGAGAAGCTGCAAACATGGCTCAATCTGCAAAGGCCCGAGGCATAAGGAAAAGAATCGATAGGAACCCATCAAGGAATGCTCATTCCTGTGCCATTCTTCTTGCAGATTTATTTAGGGACCCTGATCTGGAATTTGGGAGTTTTTGCATAATCTTTAGTAGGAGGAATCCAGACCCAAAATCTCCTGCTATTTTGAGGGTAACTCTAAGCGAGCCTCGTAAGAGAAACGAGGACCCAAAAGCAGATCAGCACTCAAACAAGATACTGTTTCAGCAGCTTCAGTCTCATTTCAACCAGCAGCAACAGATTCAGGTGTATACATTATTAACTAGACAACAGGCTCTTGACCTGAGAGAAGTCAGAGGTGGTGATGAAAAGAGACTATACTATCTCTGTGAGACACTTGGAGTGAAACTGGTGGGGAGAAAAGGTCTTGGTGTTGGAGCTGATTCAGTCATTGCTTCTATTAAAGCCGAGCGAACTGGTCGCAAGCTACCATCATCATCTACCTCAGGCACAAAATCTGGTTAGGCTCCGTAATTTCCTGATTTGATTACTCCTTACTTACCGGATAGAACCAGTAGCAACATCTCTAACTTCTTCTATATTGAGTAGGTATATTAAAAGCAAAATCCGGTGCATTGAAGCGGAAGATGATCAGGTTTGCTACGAAATCATATGTGCAATAATTTCTCTCACttatcaaaaacaacattacAGAGAACCTTTCTGTTGCACAGAAGGATTAAAGGACCGTTGCCGCTGAAGCAAAGTAATAACAATGGCGTCTCAGAGAGTATAAAATCAGAGTCTTTAGGTAATGGCAAATCCTtagagcaacaacaacaacctaGAATAGTAGAGTCGATAGGAGGAGGTAGCAGCATGCAAGGGGAAAGCAAGTCTTTGAGCACAGGAGTTGCATCTAGTTCTGGTATTCATTTTTCGTAACTTCTTTGTTCCTTTTGAAATTCTGATCATTTACATCGATAATAACTCACACGTAGGTGGTTCCTTACATGTTGGTGGTGAGACGATGAAAAAGATTGAACAATGACTTTTGGAGAATCCCTGTTTGATACAACATCTGTAGTTCACAAAATTTGTACTTCATAATCCATTTCTATTGTAACAACTAACAAATTtaagttataaattttttcCTAATGATAATTTGTCTGGTATGTTTCCAGACTTTTTATTTGcaaatgtaaaaagaaaatatttgattttttcttgcttcattacatcgaattttttttgtttgttctttaccaatataaatacaaataccCTTTGAAAGCTCAGCTTTCAAAACTGGAacacaaaaattgaaattaagtggaaatgaagaagaggaagattcATCATAGCGACGACGAAGAGGACGACACTTTCTACTATCGCTATTCCTCCGTCGCGGCACCACCACCTTCGAACCCTAAACACCAACCTTCTTCCTCCGCCAAATCATCAGCTCCCGGCGGCGGATCTGGCGGCTTAGCTCCTTCAAAATCAACACTCTACGTCTCCAATCTCGATTTCTCCCTCACCAATTCCGACATCCACACTCTATTCTCCACTTTCGGCAAGGTCGCGAGAGTCACTGTTCTCAAAGATCGCCACACTCGCCAATCTCGTGGCGTCGCGTTCGTGCTCTACGTCTCTCGTGAAGACGCGGCTAAAGCGGCGCGTTCTATGGACGCCAAGATTCTTAATGGTCGGAAACTGACGGTTTCGATCGCCGCTGATAATGGACGTGCGTCGGAGTTTATTAAGAAGAGAGTTTACAAGGATAAATCGAGGTGTTACGAGTGTGGAGACGAAGGGCATCTTTCGTACGAGTGCCCTAAAAATCAGTTAGGTCCAAGGGAGAGACCACCGCCGCCGAAGAAAAGGGGGCGGCGGAAGGAGGAGGAAGGTGAGGCTGAGGAAATTAGTTGGTCTGCGGCGGCGCCTTCGTTGGCTGTGGCGGAGGAGGAATTTGAGGAGGAGAATTGGGCTTCGGTGGTGGATAATGAAGCTGGAGAGAGgttgagaaaaagagaagcagaggaagaagaagagaggaggatgaagagaaaggagaagaaagttagCTACTTTAGTGAtgagagtgatgatgaagattaGCTTCTTAGATTCATTTTATGGTTTGTGAATactgaaagagagagattgatcAAAGTTCAGGAACAATTACAATCTTCTGGTTTCGTCTTCGTATGTGATCATGTTTGATGACTCTGGTTGTTCTGTCTTGAGTGATATAGTTCTTGGTTTGAAGATTACATTGTTGTTCATCAATGCATTTTAGCTCTTGATTTTTATGAGTTCTTAACAGTCCATTGTATCTCTGCAACTTATTGAGTTTATGTAtagtaaaatcattttttcaggTATGTGAATTGTGAAACAACACCAAtcagagaaaaaagagattgatttggtttcgtCTTCATTTTACATTTGTTTGATGACTGGATATGTCCAAGTGAAGTTACATTTTGACTCATATAACTTGTGTAAGTTCTTAATTTCTGATTGCATTCTTGTGCAGCtcacttttttatttgaagaCTGCACTGTTGTACAATATACTTTGGGTAATGCACAAAGTCTTAAGAGTCTTGTTGCAGAAACCTGAAGAATTTTAAAGCTGTCCTGCTGTCTTCCTCACTCAAAACTTTCAGCTGGAACTGCTCCCGGTCTGCGTAGAGAACAAGTGTTTCATTATTTATGCATAGATTTAAGACCATAGGTGACTTTGGTGCAACATTTTTAAGATTGACTAACCAGTAACTCATGATCTCCCATGATTTCTTCAGTTAACTCAAAGATAGGTTTATCAGCACTGTTCGGAACCATAGCTGCAAACACAACTGGTTCCAGCCCTGCATTTGATCCACCACTTTTTAAAATGACATGCATTAAAGTCTCCCttttattgtttcattttgaatttgtattgTAGGTACCAGTTTCTGGGAATGCATCAAtgaacatcatcatctcctctCCTGTCAAACCAGATAAGAAGCAGATCCGAGGCAGTGATTCCGCGATCTGCACAGCGGATTTACGtaagaaacaagacaaaagaacCTGAATGTGGAATTGAAACGCCACTTACTTTCACTCTCTTCAGGTCAGGCTGTTTTGTGGTAACTGCTTCCCATAACGAACGCTTGATCATATCGTCTGTACAGAACACAATCTGGGGTCCAAACAGCAACATAAGGTTTTATGAAATCTGCAAAAGTTTTAGGATCATGCAAGagtcagagagagagagaagtcaGATAACCTCCATGAATTCGCCATCGAGTTCCTTGAGAAGTTCTTGTATCTGCATTACAAGATGATGGATTAATCCAAAGACTCAAAAAAGCTTTGGAAGTTTGATATCCATCTAATGTATATATCACCTTTTGTGCTTCATGAAGTTGAAGGCCAAGCAACAGCAAAACCtgcaaaaaaagattgaatcaaAGTGTTTGTCATCATCACAGACTATCTATCAACACTCAACAGTATACAAAGTTGAAAGGGACAAATAAACTGACTGGAGGGCCGAATCGAGGATCTTGAGGATCTAAAGGTACAAACTTGGAATCTTCCTCAAGTGTCTTTGGAATCTCTTGAGCTGAATTTCTAACACATAGCTTTTGCTTCTTGAGCTTTGTGTTTGTGTGGTGAGATTTACTCTTTGTCCATAACAAAGAAGACGTAACTAGCCCAAAGATGCGAGAAGAGCTTCCTAAGTACGtatatgaagatgatgaagaagttggCTTTGAGATTGCAGACCCCAACGAAGAAATCGACATTGCTCCTTGTCTCCTAATCTCATCTCTATCTTGCTTGTTAGATAAAATCGTTCATGTAGCCAATCATGTTTTGCCATGTGTCATGTAC from Arabidopsis thaliana chromosome 3, partial sequence includes these protein-coding regions:
- the FLD gene encoding protein FLOWERING locus D-like protein (FLOWERING LOCUS D (FLD); FUNCTIONS IN: primary amine oxidase activity; INVOLVED IN: vegetative to reproductive phase transition of meristem, positive regulation of flower development, histone deacetylation; LOCATED IN: chloroplast; EXPRESSED IN: 22 plant structures; EXPRESSED DURING: 11 growth stages; CONTAINS InterPro DOMAIN/s: Amine oxidase (InterPro:IPR002937), SWIRM (InterPro:IPR007526); BEST Arabidopsis thaliana protein match is: LSD1-like 1 (TAIR:AT1G62830.1); Has 6633 Blast hits to 6189 proteins in 1142 species: Archae - 35; Bacteria - 2778; Metazoa - 1469; Fungi - 560; Plants - 667; Viruses - 0; Other Eukaryotes - 1124 (source: NCBI BLink).) is translated as MVSFSAPKKRRRGRSQRSMSSLNSLPVPNVGLLPGNSNFVSSSASSSGRFNVEVVNGSNQTVKSYPGIGDEIITINKEATTEALLALTAGFPADSLTEEEIEFGVVPIVGGIEQVNYILIRNHIISKWRENISSWVTKEMFLNSIPKHCSSLLDSAYNYLVTHGYINFGIAQAIKDKFPAQSSKSSVIIVGAGLSGLAAARQLMRFGFKVTVLEGRKRPGGRVYTKKMEANRVGAAADLGGSVLTGTLGNPLGIIARQLGSSLYKVRDKCPLYRVDGKPVDPDVDIKVEVAFNQLLDKASKLRQLMGDVSMDVSLGAALETFRQVSGNDVATEEMGLFNWHLANLEYANAGLVSKLSLAFWDQDDPYDMGGDHCFLPGGNGRLVQALAENVPILYEKTVQTIRYGSNGVKVTAGNQVYEGDMVLCTVPLGVLKNGSIKFVPELPQRKLDCIKRLGFGLLNKVAMLFPYVFWSTDLDTFGHLTEDPNYRGEFFLFYSYAPVAGGALLIALVAGEAAHKFETMPPTDAVTRVLHILRGIYEPQGINVPDPLQTVCTRWGGDPFSLGSYSNVAVGASGDDYDILAESVGDGRLFFAGEATTRRYPATMHGAFVTGLREAANMAQSAKARGIRKRIDRNPSRNAHSCAILLADLFRDPDLEFGSFCIIFSRRNPDPKSPAILRVTLSEPRKRNEDPKADQHSNKILFQQLQSHFNQQQQIQVYTLLTRQQALDLREVRGGDEKRLYYLCETLGVKLVGRKGLGVGADSVIASIKAERTGRKLPSSSTSGTKSGILKAKSGALKRKMIRRIKGPLPLKQSNNNGVSESIKSESLGNGKSLEQQQQPRIVESIGGGSSMQGESKSLSTGVASSSGGSLHVGGETMKKIEQ
- the FLD gene encoding protein FLOWERING locus D-like protein, which codes for MNPPDNYVPSVSHSQFSTPPPPQSSSNTNTETSLNPFPNSISTSISNPSFEQMVSFSAPKKRRRGRSQRSMSSLNSLPVPNVGLLPGNSNFVSSSASSSGRFNVEVVNGSNQTVKSYPGIGDEIITINKEATTEALLALTAGFPADSLTEEEIEFGVVPIVGGIEQVNYILIRNHIISKWRENISSWVTKEMFLNSIPKHCSSLLDSAYNYLVTHGYINFGIAQAIKDKFPAQSSKSSVIIVGAGLSGLAAARQLMRFGFKVTVLEGRKRPGGRVYTKKMEANRVGAAADLGGSVLTGTLGNPLGIIARQLGSSLYKVRDKCPLYRVDGKPVDPDVDIKVEVAFNQLLDKASKLRQLMGDVSMDVSLGAALETFRQVSGNDVATEEMGLFNWHLANLEYANAGLVSKLSLAFWDQDDPYDMGGDHCFLPGGNGRLVQALAENVPILYEKTVQTIRYGSNGVKVTAGNQVYEGDMVLCTVPLGVLKNGSIKFVPELPQRKLDCIKRLGFGLLNKVAMLFPYVFWSTDLDTFGHLTEDPNYRGEFFLFYSYAPVAGGALLIALVAGEAAHKFETMPPTDAVTRVLHILRGIYEPQGINVPDPLQTVCTRWGGDPFSLGSYSNVAVGASGDDYDILAESVGDGRLFFAGEATTRRYPATMHGAFVTGLREAANMAQSAKARGIRKRIDRNPSRNAHSCAILLADLFRDPDLEFGSFCIIFSRRNPDPKSPAILRVTLSEPRKRNEDPKADQHSNKILFQQLQSHFNQQQQIQVYTLLTRQQALDLREVRGGDEKRLYYLCETLGVKLVGRKGLGVGADSVIASIKAERTGRKLPSSSTSGTKSGILKAKSGALKRKMIRRIKGPLPLKQSNNNGVSESIKSESLGNGKSLEQQQQPRIVESIGGGSSMQGESKSLSTGVASSSGGSLHVGGETMKKIEQ
- the FLD gene encoding protein FLOWERING locus D-like protein, with product MVSFSAPKKRRRGRSQRSMSSLNSLPVPNVGLLPGNSNFVSSSASSSGRFNVEVVNGSNQTVKSYPGIGDEIITINKEATTEALLALTAGFPADSLTEEEIEFGVVPIVGGIEQVNYILIRNHIISKWRENISSWVTKEMFLNSIPKHCSSLLDSAYNYLVTHGYINFGIAQAIKDKFPAQSSKSSVIIVGAGLSGLAAARQLMRFGFKVTVLEGRKRPGGRVYTKKMEANRVGAAADLGGSVLTGTLGNPLGIIARQLGSSLYKVRDKCPLYRVDGKPVDPDVDIKVEVAFNQLLDKASKLRQLMGDVSMDVSLGAALETFRQVSGNDVATEEMGLFNWHLANLEYANAGLVSKLSLAFWDQDDPYDMGGDHCFLPGGNGRLVQALAENVPILYEKTVQTIRYGSNGVKVTAGNQVYEGDMVLCTVPLGVLKNGSIKFVPELPQRKLDCIKRLGFGLLNKVAMLFPYVFWSTDLDTFGHLTEDPNYRGEFFLFYSYAPVAGGALLIALVAGEAAHKFETMPPTDAVTRVLHILRGIYEPQGINVPDPLQTVCTRWGGDPFSLGSYSNVAVGASGDDYDILAESVGDGRLFFAGEATTRRYPATMHGAFVTGLREAANMAQSAKARGIRKRIDRNPSRNAHSCAILLADLFRDPDLEFGSFCIIFSRRNPDPKSPAILRVTLSEPRKRNEDPKADQHSNKILFQQLQSHFNQQQQIQVYTLLTRQQALDLREVRGGDEKRLYYLCETLGVKLVGRKGLGVGADSVIASIKAERTGRKLPSSSTSGTKSG
- the FLD gene encoding protein FLOWERING locus D-like protein, which codes for MNPPDNYVPSVSHSQFSTPPPPQSSSNTNTETSLNPFPNSISTSISNPSFEQMVSFSAPKKRRRGRSQRSMSSLNSLPVPNVGLLPGNSNFVSSSASSSGRFNVEVVNGSNQTVKSYPGIGDEIITINKEATTEALLALTAGFPADSLTEEEIEFGVVPIVGGIEQVNYILIRNHIISKWRENISSWVTKEMFLNSIPKHCSSLLDSAYNYLVTHGYINFGIAQAIKDKFPAQSSKSSVIIVGAGLSGLAAARQLMRFGFKVTVLEGRKRPGGRVYTKKMEANRVGAAADLGGSVLTGTLGNPLGIIARQLGSSLYKVRDKCPLYRVDGKPVDPDVDIKVEVAFNQLLDKASKLRQLMGDVSMDVSLGAALETFRQVSGNDVATEEMGLFNWHLANLEYANAGLVSKLSLAFWDQDDPYDMGGDHCFLPGGNGRLVQALAENVPILYEKTVQTIRYGSNGVKVTAGNQVYEGDMVLCTVPLGVLKNGSIKFVPELPQRKLDCIKRLGFGLLNKVAMLFPYVFWSTDLDTFGHLTEDPNYRGEFFLFYSYAPVAGGALLIALVAGEAAHKFETMPPTDAVTRVLHILRGIYEPQGINVPDPLQTVCTRWGGDPFSLGSYSNVAVGASGDDYDILAESVGDGRLFFAGEATTRRYPATMHGAFVTGLREAANMAQSAKARGIRKRIDRNPSRNAHSCAILLADLFRDPDLEFGSFCIIFSRRNPDPKSPAILRVTLSEPRKRNEDPKADQHSNKILFQQLQSHFNQQQQIQVYTLLTRQQALDLREVRGGDEKRLYYLCETLGVKLVGRKGLGVGADSVIASIKAERTGRKLPSSSTSGTKSGILKAKSGALKRKMIRRIKGPLPLKQSNNNGVSESIKSESLGNGKSLEQQQQPRIVESIGGGSSMQGESKSLSTGVASSSGIHFS